The sequence TTTTTGACTAATAATATTTTGGAACGCCTGAATGACATGTGTTGAGATGTAAATGGGATCTACCGCTTCGTGTGGGGAAGAACCATGCCCGCCTGAACCTGTAATCGTCACTTCAAAATCATCGATTGAAGCCATCATCGGACCATGGGTTAAACCGAACGTCCCTTTTTTCAAACCTTGCCATAAATGCAGGCCGAATACCGCATCGACAGTATCTAAAATCCCTTGCGCAACAAGAGCTTGTGCGCCGCTTGGGCTAATTTCCTCTGCTGATTGGAAGATGAGGTAGACGTTTGGCTGAACGTTCGCTTTGTTAGCAGCCAACCATTCGGCTACGGCGAGCAAGACTGCGGTATGTCCGTCATGTCCGCACATATGGGAGATGCCTGGACGCGTGGAAGCGTAAGGCAAGTCTCCTTCTTCTTGAATAGGCAGTGCGTCAATATCTGCGCGTAACGCAAGGGTTTTCGCTCCGCTCGTCCCTTTGACGAAACCGATAATACTTGGGCGTGCATAGTCGAGAATTTCAATTCCTAAGTGTTCCAGACGTTCGCGTATCATTTCACATGTTTCAAATTCCTCTCCTGAAAGTTCAGGGTACTGATGCAAATGTCTTCTATCTTGAATCGCTTGTTTCGTAAGGGATTCAATTGTCGGTTGATTGTGCATGAAAATCCTCCTTCATTTCATTAAAACGGTCCGTATTGAATAACTTGAGCAATGATGAGTGCGATGATTGCAATCGTTATTTGAATGAGCATGAAAGGGAAGACCCACTTCACCCATTTCGTCCAAGAGATTCCGACCATTGCGAGTCCAGCCATCAAATAACTGACCGTCGGGAAGATAATATTCGACATACTATCACCTAATTGGTAGGCAAGAACGGCTGTTTGACGTGTGACACCAGTCATATCAGACAGTGGCGCCATAATCGGCATTGTTAACGCTGCTTGTCCGCTTCCGGAAGGCACTAAAAAGTTTAGGCCTAATTGGAAGAAGAACATCCCGACTGCATTGAATGTAGCTGGAAGCGAATCGAGTGCACTTGCTGTATAGTACAAAATCGTGTCCATTAACTGTGCGTCTTTAAACGTAACTAAGATCGCCTGGGCAAAGCCAATGATTAAGGCCCCGCCAATTAACTGCCCTGCTCCTTTAATGAAGTTATC is a genomic window of Sporosarcina oncorhynchi containing:
- a CDS encoding M20 metallopeptidase family protein, which produces MHNQPTIESLTKQAIQDRRHLHQYPELSGEEFETCEMIRERLEHLGIEILDYARPSIIGFVKGTSGAKTLALRADIDALPIQEEGDLPYASTRPGISHMCGHDGHTAVLLAVAEWLAANKANVQPNVYLIFQSAEEISPSGAQALVAQGILDTVDAVFGLHLWQGLKKGTFGLTHGPMMASIDDFEVTITGSGGHGSSPHEAVDPIYISTHVIQAFQNIISQKLNPLEAGIITVGKIEAGSTANVIPTTAKLIGTIRALTPTAVTTIKQQIVQMSEGICQAFGATAEVEFIVGTPPLVNDETQARFVEQVLVDTFGEARVQLVDPTMGGEDFAYYLEKKPGAYLFVGMEGEVSAYPHHHPKFNIDEEVIPDAIRVFIEILKQFKEDAQ